A part of Thermotoga petrophila RKU-1 genomic DNA contains:
- a CDS encoding 2,3-bisphosphoglycerate-independent phosphoglycerate mutase: MFDKQEFVSKLVTEEKAKIVLLVMDGLGDIPVNGKTPLQAANTPNLDSLAKESDLGQTIPVLPGITPGSGPGHLSLFGYDPIRYQIGRGILEALGIGVEVGEKDVVARANFATWDGKVVLDRRAGRPATEESAKVVQLLSEKIKKIEDVEITFYPGKEHRFVVKFTGEGLGDNVTDADPQKEGHPMVWAEGLDEPSKKTARITNELIKKIAEVLKDNPKINFALIRGFSKYPDLPKFPQVYKMKAGAIATYPMYRGLAKLVGMEIIETGQTVADEIKTLKERWNDYDFFYVHVKKTDSYGEDGKFEEKVKVIEEVDALIPEIVSLNPDVLVITGDHSTPVPLKAHSWHPVPLLIWSKYTRRGLSQAFNEFECARGTLGTIHASDVMTLALAYAGKLEKFGA, encoded by the coding sequence ATGTTCGATAAACAGGAGTTCGTGTCGAAACTCGTCACAGAAGAGAAGGCAAAGATCGTTCTACTTGTGATGGATGGCCTTGGAGACATCCCCGTGAACGGGAAAACACCCCTTCAGGCTGCAAACACTCCAAATCTGGACAGTCTGGCAAAAGAAAGTGATCTTGGGCAGACGATACCCGTTCTTCCCGGAATCACCCCGGGCAGTGGACCAGGACATCTTTCACTGTTCGGATACGATCCCATAAGGTACCAGATTGGAAGAGGAATACTCGAAGCTCTCGGCATAGGTGTTGAGGTAGGGGAAAAAGACGTCGTTGCAAGGGCGAATTTTGCCACCTGGGATGGAAAAGTGGTCCTCGACAGAAGAGCCGGAAGGCCTGCCACAGAAGAATCCGCCAAGGTGGTTCAGCTGCTCTCGGAAAAGATAAAGAAAATCGAAGACGTGGAGATCACTTTCTACCCTGGAAAGGAACACAGGTTCGTTGTGAAATTCACAGGAGAAGGGCTCGGAGATAACGTGACAGATGCAGATCCCCAGAAAGAAGGACATCCCATGGTCTGGGCAGAAGGACTGGACGAACCTTCGAAAAAAACGGCAAGGATCACCAACGAGTTGATCAAAAAGATAGCGGAAGTCCTGAAAGACAATCCGAAGATAAACTTCGCCCTCATCAGAGGTTTTTCCAAGTACCCGGATCTTCCGAAATTCCCTCAAGTTTACAAGATGAAAGCGGGAGCCATAGCAACGTACCCGATGTACAGAGGTCTTGCAAAGCTCGTGGGAATGGAGATAATAGAAACGGGCCAGACTGTAGCCGACGAGATAAAAACGCTGAAGGAAAGATGGAACGACTACGACTTCTTCTACGTCCACGTGAAGAAAACCGACTCTTACGGTGAGGATGGAAAATTCGAAGAAAAGGTGAAGGTGATAGAAGAGGTCGATGCGCTCATTCCAGAGATAGTTTCTCTGAATCCCGACGTTCTTGTGATCACGGGTGATCATTCCACTCCCGTTCCGCTGAAAGCACACAGCTGGCATCCCGTACCTCTTCTCATCTGGTCGAAGTATACAAGAAGAGGTCTTTCTCAAGCTTTCAACGAGTTCGAATGCGCGAGGGGCACACTCGGAACGATCCACGCAAGCGACGTCATGACACTGGCTCTCGCGTACGCCGGAAAGCTGGAAAAATTCGGAGCATGA
- the nusA gene encoding transcription termination factor NusA: MNIGLLEALDQLEEEKGISKEEVIPILEKALVSAYRKNFGNSKNVEVVIDRNTGNIKVYQLLEVVEEVEDPATQISIEEAKKVDPLAEVGSVVKKELNVKNFGRIAAQTAKQVLIQRIRELEKEKQFEKYSELKGTVTTAEVIRVTGEWADIRIGKLETRLPKKEWIPDEEIEAGDLVKVYIIDVVKTTKGPKILVSRRVPEFVIGLMKLEIPEVENGIVEIKAIAREPGVRTKVAVSSNDPNVDPIGACIGEGGSRIAAILKELKGEKLDVLKWSDDPKQLIANALAPATVIEVEILDKENKAARVIVPPTQLSLAIGKGGQNARLAAKLTGWKIDIKPIMNL, encoded by the coding sequence ATGAACATAGGTTTGCTGGAAGCCCTCGACCAGCTGGAAGAAGAAAAAGGAATTTCCAAAGAAGAGGTCATCCCTATCCTCGAAAAAGCACTGGTGAGTGCCTACAGGAAGAACTTTGGAAATTCCAAGAACGTGGAGGTTGTTATAGATAGGAACACGGGAAACATAAAGGTGTATCAGCTACTCGAAGTTGTGGAAGAGGTGGAAGATCCGGCCACACAGATATCCATCGAAGAGGCAAAAAAGGTCGATCCCCTCGCGGAAGTTGGCTCTGTTGTTAAGAAGGAGTTGAACGTTAAGAATTTCGGGAGGATAGCTGCACAGACGGCAAAGCAGGTTCTCATTCAGAGGATCAGAGAACTCGAGAAGGAGAAACAGTTTGAGAAGTATTCCGAACTCAAGGGAACGGTTACAACCGCAGAAGTCATAAGAGTCACGGGTGAGTGGGCAGACATCAGGATAGGAAAGCTCGAGACAAGACTTCCAAAGAAAGAGTGGATCCCTGATGAGGAAATCGAGGCTGGTGACTTGGTGAAGGTTTACATCATCGATGTGGTGAAAACGACCAAAGGGCCAAAGATACTCGTGAGCAGGAGAGTACCGGAGTTCGTAATTGGCTTGATGAAACTCGAAATTCCGGAAGTGGAGAATGGAATCGTGGAAATAAAGGCCATTGCCAGAGAACCTGGTGTTCGAACAAAGGTAGCGGTTTCGTCGAACGATCCGAACGTTGATCCCATAGGTGCCTGCATTGGTGAAGGAGGATCAAGGATAGCCGCTATACTGAAGGAGCTCAAGGGCGAGAAGCTCGATGTTCTGAAGTGGTCGGACGATCCCAAGCAGCTCATAGCGAACGCTCTCGCACCGGCTACCGTCATAGAAGTGGAAATACTCGACAAAGAGAACAAAGCAGCACGCGTTATCGTTCCTCCGACACAGCTTTCCCTTGCCATAGGAAAAGGAGGGCAGAACGCAAGACTTGCTGCAAAACTCACTGGATGGAAAATAGACATAAAACCGATCATGAACCTGTGA
- a CDS encoding Fur family transcriptional regulator: MYEELRNELKKRKYRITAQREMILKIFLESRGRHLGVEEVYRELLNRNVRISKATVYRSVELLVELGFLRKLNFGEGLYRYELAERSDRESHQHVICQKCGRIVEINSEQVNKIISDISKKTGYAIKWHDLKFYGICPECREKEKEEEKRSK, encoded by the coding sequence ATGTACGAAGAACTTCGAAACGAATTGAAGAAGAGGAAATACAGAATCACGGCACAGAGAGAAATGATTCTCAAGATCTTTCTGGAGTCTCGAGGGAGGCATCTGGGAGTAGAAGAGGTTTACCGAGAACTTTTGAACAGGAACGTTCGAATAAGCAAAGCCACGGTTTATAGGTCGGTGGAACTTCTTGTGGAGCTGGGGTTCCTGAGAAAGCTGAACTTCGGAGAAGGACTTTACAGGTACGAGCTGGCCGAACGATCTGATAGGGAATCGCATCAGCACGTGATTTGCCAGAAGTGTGGGAGGATTGTGGAGATAAACTCGGAACAGGTGAATAAGATAATATCAGACATCTCTAAAAAAACAGGTTACGCTATAAAATGGCACGATCTGAAATTTTACGGAATATGTCCCGAATGTCGGGAGAAAGAAAAAGAAGAGGAAAAAAGATCAAAATGA
- a CDS encoding ComEC/Rec2 family competence protein, with translation MILVFFSLCLGALIGALFRFPWYVLFPLVALFWKRNRDISVVIFFTLLSASLYQIGTVPAGNYELVGYVERGRLRQAKVFQGEWEKIYPVRIETSEEGYIYAIGYFDGNTFHPSYIRKVEKPSFKTLKESFSKMTNGTVLSVLFGEKDRDIYRSGLGHFFAVSGLHIGIAFSLYTTLLSFLTWRRTYQELAALLLLVPYVITVGTPSVIRAYLTILLWVVFKITGFRTTPLHTTATVGSFMMIVDPTLVFTPSFLLSFFVTLCILESRNIFELTMRAYLSALPFLCLFFGETNLSVLIFSIPVSFLMIPVTWLAHLSFLLFLLGLKTSALIAAKITNILSLPLNWFIKLANLFPEIPLPHYLYFILIFFPLLFLSPDIRDIFRKISDRAIL, from the coding sequence ATGATACTCGTTTTCTTCTCGCTGTGTCTCGGGGCGCTGATCGGCGCCCTTTTTCGTTTTCCGTGGTATGTGCTTTTCCCACTGGTGGCTCTTTTCTGGAAAAGGAACAGGGATATTTCTGTGGTGATATTCTTCACTCTGCTGAGCGCTTCTCTCTATCAGATTGGCACCGTCCCTGCCGGAAACTACGAGCTGGTAGGATACGTTGAAAGGGGACGACTGAGACAGGCGAAAGTATTTCAAGGAGAGTGGGAGAAGATATACCCTGTGAGAATAGAAACTTCAGAAGAGGGATACATCTACGCAATCGGATACTTCGATGGAAACACCTTTCATCCATCGTACATAAGAAAAGTTGAAAAGCCTTCTTTCAAGACTCTGAAAGAATCCTTCTCCAAGATGACGAATGGAACGGTTCTTTCTGTGCTTTTCGGAGAGAAAGACCGAGACATTTACAGAAGTGGTCTGGGGCACTTTTTCGCGGTTTCCGGATTGCACATAGGAATAGCTTTCTCACTCTACACAACGCTGTTGTCTTTTTTGACATGGAGAAGAACGTATCAGGAGCTTGCCGCACTTTTGTTACTCGTTCCCTATGTGATCACAGTGGGTACACCCTCTGTCATCAGGGCTTACTTGACCATTCTTCTCTGGGTAGTGTTCAAAATTACCGGCTTCAGGACGACCCCCCTTCATACAACAGCAACGGTGGGATCCTTCATGATGATCGTGGATCCCACCCTTGTTTTCACTCCCTCTTTCCTGTTGTCTTTCTTTGTCACCCTTTGCATACTGGAGTCAAGGAATATTTTTGAACTGACCATGAGAGCCTATCTGTCGGCTCTACCGTTTCTCTGTCTTTTTTTCGGTGAAACCAACTTGTCAGTTCTGATTTTCTCCATCCCTGTATCTTTTCTCATGATACCAGTAACGTGGCTCGCTCATCTTTCGTTTCTTTTGTTTCTCCTGGGTCTCAAAACATCCGCTTTGATTGCAGCAAAGATAACAAACATCTTATCGCTTCCTCTGAACTGGTTCATAAAACTGGCAAATCTGTTCCCTGAAATTCCTCTTCCACATTATCTTTACTTCATTTTGATCTTTTTTCCTCTTCTTTTTCTTTCTCCCGACATTCGGGACATATTCCGTAAAATTTCAGATCGTGCCATTTTATAG